TTTCGGCACTGCTGGTAGTCACCGCCGCCCCCCACAACCCCAGCGACTTATCCGGTGCTGGAACTTGGATTTTTCCGCCCGTCAGTAGTATTATTCCACTGCGTCGCACGCTTGTGTAGCGTCTTCAGAAGTTTAGACTGCGACAACTGAGGCTGctgcttcttttcttcttcttctagatTATTACGATGACTGGTCGCGTTGACTGAACAATTGGGGGTTAACTAATGGACTTCTATGTAGGATTGTATGGGTCGTTCCTCATCGCGCGGGAATGGCTGTAGGGTGACTTGACCTGCTGTACAGAAGAAAATGTTTCTAGGAACTTGAGAGCCTACTGCATGCTGTAGCGATTTACTAGAATCCGTGGTCATGTTCATGAAAGGATTTTATTCATTTGCTATGCAGGATCCCGAGGGTCTCTTTCCTTGCATTCTCGGTCACGAGGCTGCTGGGTAAGCCTATAAAATCTGTCCGGTTTCATGAATTATCATCCATACCCAAGATAACTGTGCGCTGATAAGTTTGCTTTTGTCACTGCTGATAGAATTGTTGAGAGTGTCGGCGAAGGGGTGACCGACGTGCAGCCTGGGGACCATGTCATCCCTTGCTACCAAGCGGAATGCAGGGACTGCAAGATGTGCAACAGCGGGAAGACCAACCTCTGCGGCAAAGTTCGCGGCGCCACTGGGGTCGGGGTCATGATGAGCGACCGCAAGAGCCGCTTCTCGGTTAATGGGAAGCCCATCTACCATTTCATGGGGACGTCCACGTTCAGTCAGTACACTGTTGTGCATGACGTCAGTGTTGCCAAGATCAACCCACAGGCGCCCCTGGATAAGGTCTGCCTGCTCGGCTGTGGTGTTTCTACTGGTAGGTTCTAATCGTACTTTCCTTGTACAGATCTGATGTTTTATTCATCAGCAGTCTAGTTTAGCCGTCACACAAGATTTTTCTGTAATTTCACATTCTTTTAAACAAATTTTGCGTGAAATGCTCATTGATTTGTTTGATAATCTCGGCTGCTCGGCTGTGGGTTGTTTCTCTGTTCTATTTCTTTTGCTTAAATCACCCTTCATTTAGGGCCCCTTTATCAGCATAAGACTGTGGGGTTACCCATAATTTAGAGACCATCATTTGTGTCATGATGCTGCAAGATTCCTACTCTTTTATTGGTAAACTTTTGTTCTGAGAGTTGATACATGATTCCATACTGTTGTTTACACCTATTATGTGCTGACAACAATATGTGTAGCACCTTTGACATTATCCTCTTGATAATTTCCAAAATTAGTTATTGTCTCAGTTTCTTTATATCTTACAAATTACAATTATGTAGGCCTTGGAGCAGTATGGAATACTGCAAAGGTTGAAGCAGGTTCCATTGTTGCTGTTTTTGGGCTTGGCACAGTCGGACTTGCAGTAAGTAAAATATATTTGGATATACTTATATACCTGAGTGTGTAAACTACTAAGCTTCAACACCTGAACTTCCATTTTTAGGTTGCTGAGGGGGCAAAATCAGCTGGTGCTTCTCGGATTATTGGCATTGACATTGATACCAAGAAGTTTGATGTTGGTAAGATTACAGTTCCTGTCCTTTTCTTCATTGCAAACTCCGCCCCCCTGAAAGCTTAGAAACTACTAATAGTATGTTAATTTTCCTCTTAAGCTGCACAAACTTTTTGTTCAACTGCCGAAAGAGAGTAGCTCATATTTGTGTTTTCTGCTAGAAGACGAAACTTTCTTGCGCTGTGCATACTGTTTGTGGAAGCCTTTTTAAAACTAATGCTTGCTTTGAATAGAAACTGAACCTGTTCTCCTGCGGCTAGTGTGGGGAATGGAAACCTTTTATATAGTTCTTGCTTGGGTTAAATCCCACATTTAATATTTAGAATTCAGTTAATATAAACCAGAAATTTCCTAGACTTTTTTATGCCTTTCTTCAGTGCACAGGGCTCCTTAACGAATCACATTGGTTTCTAGGCTCATTCAGGTCTATATACCATGAGTCTACTTTTGTTCTTTCGTAGTAATATGCTAGTATGTATTACGAATGTATCCTTGCAAACTTGATCTGCTGTACTTGTTAATATTGATCACATTACCTGGATCACATTGCAAACTGGATGCTACTTGTTAATTCTGTCTTCTTTACTTGCCTTTTGCAGCTAAGAACTTTGGAGTCACAGAGTTTGTGAACCCAAAAGACCATGACAAACCAATCCAGCAGGTCCTTGTTGACCTTACAGATGGTGGTGTGGATTACAGTTTTGAGTGCATCGGAAATGTTTCTATCATGAGGTCTGCACTCGAATGCTGCCACAAGGTAAGCTGGAGTTGCAGCTTATGTACATGGCATGTTCATGAACTTTGTGGACTCATCTCACATATTACCCACAACTCTTCGTAGGATACCTTACCCAGGCCAGTTTAGACTCCTGACTTAATCTATCATCGAATATTTGTTTCTAAATAAATGAAAGATGTTTGAGCCGAAAGGAAAAGGAGTTTAAATTCGTTGTAATATGTTACATACCTGTTTTTATATGGAAATATGTTTCTTACTGTTTCGAAATTCTCTCTTAGGGATCCTTTTCATGATTTTCAGCACCCCCAAAGTACAATATATTGCCTTGACTGATTTTTTTCTTAACTGTAGGGCTGGGGTACCTCTGTTGTCGTTGGCGTAGCTGCGTCTGGCCAGGAGATTGCCACACGGCCATTCCAGCTAGTCACTGGCCGTGTCTGGAAGGGAACAGCTTTCGGCGGCTTCAAGAGCCGAAGCCAGGTCCCGTGGCTCGTCGAGAAGTACATGAACAAGGTATCAATCATACTCTCTCGAACAGAAATAATCCGCAAGTTAAGAGGAGCTTTTTTCCATCTGAAACAAAACCTGACGACATATCATGCACATCCACAGGAAATCAAGGTGGACGAGTACATCACCCACAACATGAACCTTACCGACATCAACAAGGCGTTCGACCTGCTGCACGAAGGCGGCTGCCTGCGGTGCGTGCTGGCCATGGAGCACTGAGGATCCTGCTATGTGAAGCCGAGCAGTTTGCGTCGTGTGAAATTGTAATGCAGATCTATCCTCCGCCCTGGGACTATAGAACTCGTTTGGCCCCGTTTGGCCTAGAAACTCTTGAACACGAACCGCTGCTATAATAATATGTTGTGTTGGATGATTGCCTGGTTGGGGTCCGTTACTGCTAGTATGTTTTACTTGTTGAGTCCCATCTCTATTGTCTCTGCAAATATGTCCTGCAACTGCAACTGCAACTTTGCCTAGTCAAATATCAGCTTGAAATCACCACAGCAATAATGTCGGAGAACTAACGGTAGAAGTTCTATGGAAATTCTACAAAAACAAATCTATGTTTCTGTTGAGGTCATAATCCAAATATGGACTTGAAAATTTGTGATAGCCAACTAAATAATTTGAGCCAAAACAGATTTCACATTTTGGGAAAAGTTGCAGTTCAATTCTGTAAAGAAAACAAGACCGTTTAGATCACAAAAGTACACCTGTGTTCTTGTATTAGTTTACAGCGGTAGTACATCTTAGTAACCAGTATACATCCAGCAATGAACAAATCGTACACTGGCTTGTTTGATAAAAGAAGCATATAGTATTCTGACGCTGGCAAGTTCATCGCATTGCGTGAagaacgatgatgcaaagattttGTAGTATCAAAACTTAATAGTCTGAGAATCTGAGCCAAAGCAGACTTCGCATTTGGGGAAAGATTCGGCAGTAAACGATACATAAGTTTACAGTATGATGCAGGGAAAATAAATATACATTACATCCCAGTATACAGCTACGGCACCACAGCGGCGAACAAAATCGTACATTGGCTGGTTTGATGATAAATGAGCTCAGAGTATTTTGTTGCATTGCGTGAAGAATGACGATGCCAAGATTGAGGTCTGGTGTCAAAAATTCTGGAGCCATGAAGGTTGTTGATATCTCGGCCGGCTTCCATGACCTCAGCGATGTTTCATTTCATTGCTTGCTTGTCCTCAACTTGGACACTACTGCCTGCTAATTAGAATTGATGATGAATACAAATAACCACAAGACCAATATAACACATGGTAGAAATTTTGTGTCAACACGAATGATCATGCAGGATTTGGTTAATGAATAAACCAGTGAGAAAAATTGCGCCAGACCAATTGATGCAAGTGTGTACAAATACTTGCAAATATTACTCTACGTCCCTAAGAAAGTACACACAATACTTAGGACAGAATCTTAATTCTCAAAAAATGGATTCATAAACAAACCACACAGTTACGCACATGAGCCCTTGTTCGGTTTGGTGAGGATCGAGGGGTGTTAAATCCATTATAAGTCAAAATCCTCCTCATTCCCCTCCAATCCTCTTCAGAAACTAACCAACATTCCTATTTCTCTCTATACCGACTATGCTAAACAATAACATCAAGAGAAAACTTTACAGACTTACAGTATGCTGTTAGTGTATGAGGACAATTCAGAGAAGCCTAGGTTTTCTTGAAATATTTCTTTCTCATTTCACTTACGCCTTTATGCAAAAGAACACTACAATTCACTTAAATTACCATGCAAAAATCCGCTCTATGGCAAGATGTATATCTATTCATAGCTTGTCAATTTAAAGTGGTTACTTAAACCTATGGAAATGTCACTGAAACTGACAAAAGCTAAATGCAAGACGTGTGTTAATAATACAAGGAATCGGTGTCATAATGTGCAAGGAAAGAACAGAACCGAATTGTATGTAAGCTACTATGATTTTTTCTTGTAATTACCGATTCGAACTCGTGGCTTTCTCTCGCCAGTGGAGGGCTTCTTCTTCATGTAGCAGCCATTCCAATCACCCCCGTCCTGTGAATAGTAATCCATCGGGTATTCCCCTCCAAAATCATCTCCACCGCAATCACCATTACTACAATCACCATTTCCACAAGTTCCTGAACCTGAACAACACCCACTGCCACCTCCACCGCCGCCATTTTGCCTACTCCCTTTCTCCCACCACCCAGGAACATACCCCAGTGCAACATCAAACTCAAATGTTGTCAGCACCGGCCTCTTGAACCCCTCCCCCCAATCGATCGACAGCCGAGGACATGCAATCTGCACCCATGCATCCACGGAATCCCCGAATAGCTCCATCCTCGTCGGGGAGAGCTCCGACATGAGCACCACCGTGTGGTCCAAACCTTTCTCCTCCAGATGCTCCACCACCCGGTCAAGGACCTTTAAACTCCCCTGCCGTCCCAGCGTGCCGAGCACAACCCCCCAGCTCTTGGCCTTCCTCGCCGCCAGCACCGCCTCCTTCCTCGCCTGCTTCATCCCAACATGGTCATACTCCTCCAGCACAAGCACACCAAGAAAGGGATCGAACCGGTACGCCTTCACCGCAGGGTTGGCAATCATGAAGGCCTCGAGGTGGAACCTGCCGTCGGCGACGAACACCACCACGCCCACCCCCTCCGCCTTCTTCAGCGTGGGCGCGGTGCACCCGAGGATCTCGCCGGCGGAGAGCGGCTTGGCCTGCGGAACGACGATGTCGCGGTAGCCGTCCCGCGTGAGCATCTCGCGCGCGGCGTGCACGGCGGCGATGAACTGCACGGtgccggcgagggcgaggcggggCGCGGCGTCCGGGTCCGGGAAGGCGCCccggacggcgacggcgaggcggagcGCGTCGACGCGGATCTCGACGAAGACGTAGAGCACGGGGAGGAGCGAGGAGGTGACGGGGACGAGGCAGGAGTGGCCGTAGTGGACGaggaggtcggcggcgagggcctTGGCGGGGCGGTCGCCGAGGCAGCAGGCGCCGTAGGTGGGGTCGGCGAGGATGAGGACGTCGTTGGAGGGGTCCTCGGCGAGGAAGGGGCCGAGGAGGTGGGAGAGGGGCAGCGAGAAGAGGAGCAGGCCCTCGGGCAGCTGCAGCGCGGCGCGGCGCGCGCCCGAGGAGCGGATGCGGTGCGCCGTCTTGTGGAGCTCGAAGTTGTAGGCGGCCGGGAggagcgaggtggcggcggcggcgagggtggggtCGTTGAGGATGGAGGCCGGGATCGGGGTGTGGATGAACCGCTTGGGGGCCGGCTTCTTCTTGGCGCTGCTCTGGGGCGCGTCTGCCGCGGTGACGGCGAGCGAGGTGGAGGGGTcgccggcgtccatggcggcggcggcggcggcggcggcggcgggtggggagAGACGGGAAGAGGGGTTTGCTTAGCAGTACGAGACGACACGGAGCCTCCCCAAGAGGAGCAGCAGCAAGAGAAGGCCCATCCACTCTGTGAAAAATGCAAAGCCCTGCTGAATAATGGGCCAAAATGATCTTCTTTCGGCCCAGTTTAACTCGTTGTCGGGGAAATTCTATTTTTGTTATTGAAGGAACTTTCAATCCATTCATAATCAATCATGGTAGTACAGAGAACACCAACTATATTTATTTTTACAACCAGGTCCATGGGCCACCTAGCAATAACTAAAACTACTGGAGCGGGTTGAAGGCGTGCCACCATCATCGCTCTTCCCTCGCTGGAGCTGGGCAAACTTTGTTATACTAGACAGTtgaaagtcatcgtgctaaggcctcaAGGACCAGCGAACTAGAGCAGCAGCCGTCGTCGATGAAGTGAGTCACAGATTGAAAAGATCAAATATGTAAACACATAAACGAAGACTAGATCCACCGAAGATCAACACCGACCGAATCCCGAGAAATCGgacgaagacacacctccacacacacCCTCCAACGACGCTGGACACACCACCAGAACAGGGATCAAATGTGGGAGACATCATTCCTACTAAAGGGTATCGCTGCCACTACACAACCTCCATCAAGACGTTGAGCCCTTCTCTTCGTTGTCCCGTGCCCTCGTCAACGGCAAGAGGAGTGGGGCTCACATGTCCCATTTTCTTGTCCTTTGTTTTTTCCCTAGCAACATCGACGAGTTCTTGGTGGCATGTCATGTTGGAATAAAGTTTTTTCGGCCTGCCTAACTCGACAACGTCTGATCCGGCATCTACGAAGGGCCTATGAGAGTTTGCGTCCTTGGATTTGTTGGTTCCCTTCAGATATTGGCAGTTGGTGTGTCTTTCAAGGAGAGTTATGGCTGGCTATTGGTGCGGCGATTTTGACATCTTCTTCCGTGTTGTTCTATGACATGGTCCGGTTTCTTCAACCCTTTTGAATTGTGTGGGGTGATGCTCCAGCAGACGTTGCTTCAGTGATTTATAAATCTCGCCTCGAGGATTGAGTGACTATTGCGGTCTTCAAAGCCTAGTATGATGAGAGCGTTTGTAGGGTATCCATGTCCTTTACTAATAGTTTACTGCAATTTTTAGTCTTCGTCCGATGCCGTACAATCGAGGAAGAAGAAGGTTAGTATGCTTTTCGATGTAATTTATTTTTTATTGGTCGCTCTACATTGAGTTGTCTTTACATTGTGCTAGTTTTGTTTTCCTTGATATTAATCAGATTTAAGATGTCTTTGGATGCCTTCAAGAAAGAAAAAAGTTGCTGAAACACACATGATCTGTACATTTTGGTCTCGCCAATTTCAACTGAATTTTCTTGTGGTCATTGTTTTCCACTCgcttatttttttagtttttcccaGTCTATTCTCTATTGATTCTAGTCAGTTTTTTTGGTTTATTGATTGATTTTTaatgttttctttctttcttatttttttcaatttatttttatttttgcctgttttTAGAAATGAACCAAAATATTATAaataaacattttcaaatacaatttaaacattttctgtaaaactgggaatatttttaatacatgttgaatATTTTAAAAACATAATGAACAATTtttaaacatgtattaaaaataatGCAAGCATGTCAATCAAACAATTGTTAAATTATAAAATGTCTGGAAGATGTTGGTACGTCATTCCTAGTCACACCCTCCTTACTACCCTTTTCAATATATGATGAACTTTTTATACACATTGAATTTTTTCCACGTCCGTTAACATTTTACAAATACATGATGATTTTCGGAAGAAAGTTCATGATTTTATGAAATGTCCACACACTTTAAAATCATTTAACTAGAAAAATGTTTACATTTTTGTAAAAAGTGTTTTTGTTTAAAACAATAAAGACTGTAAAATCACTAGAGCCAAAGTACATCGCGAGCCCAAACTGGATGTGCCCTGTGTTCCCTCCCCCTCTCATTGGCTAAAAAATGGAGAACTATGCACGGGTTGGCACCGTGGGAGACCACCGAACAGGCCACCTGCTGCATGTCATCGTTGCCACATTTATTTTAAGTATGTGAACCTTTTTACGAATTCTTTTTTAAGCATGTAAACTTTTTTGTTAAATGGAACGAACATTTGTTTTGAATGtcaagatttttttttcattttttttttgtaaaatgcCACAAACAATTTATTACAAATGTGCAAACAATTGTTTTTTCTTGAGCATTTTTTTGAATGCATGAAATATTTTAAAAGAAATTCAAGAACATTGTTTTagatatgaacattttttaaaattacatGAACAATGTTCTGAATTACATAACATAATTAGCATATTTACCCAAAAAATCCAATAATATATATGAATAGAGAAGACAAATGTACACCTCTATACTATTATATAGTGTATGAATAACTTTGAATATCGGTTGTTCGATGAAGCCGATCCAACAGTTGGGAGGTGGCAAATCCAAGTAGTCTTGACCGTTGGATATTCTCTCCACCATATTAGATTCTGCCACGTGCACTAATCCAGAAGATTCCACGACATTTCTTCTTTGTGAAAATTCCTTATATAACACTATTTTAAATATTGTTTCCCTCTTTGACACTGGAAATTTCTTTCTTCCCTATCTAACGAccatttttaaattttattttctttacGACACTTCCGTCCATTTTAAGCCTTAACGGTGTTGAATGACATCTGAAAAGTCCTGTTTGCCCCTTATGGAGTATGTGACCAAAATTTAACCCCACTAGATGAAGCTTATATGAATGACCGATCCCCAATTACTAGATTATAAAGTAATCAATTATTAGTCTTTGACAATGATAGAGCAGTAGAATAAAAGACGTACTTGATTGAAGCTAAAACGGAAGAACATAAGTACGTGCTTGACCTCCTAGGTGACCGAGTAATTAAACAATGATTAGTTGGTTAGTATGTGCATGTGCTGACCGAGTAATGTGTTAgtgttcacccgcaaaaaaaaaaggagTGATGTGTTAGTGGCCTAGGTTATAGTGCGTGAGTGGCAGAATATTAGGGCCAGCTTGTGGCTCGGCTGTGTGTGTGGATGCTATGAAAGAAATGTAATCAGTTTGGTTGTGTTAATGAGAGGAAGTGAAAAATGTAGGATATGTGTTTCCACTGGGAGAGAAGGCAAAGCTAGTTCTTTCCTAGGTGAAATGTACTCCCCCATAAAGAAATACAAGAACGTTGCTTAATAAAATAATGAGAAAAATATACTTTTTGTCTCTCAATTTTTGCCGAAGTCTAGATTTAGTCCCTCAACTACGAAACCGGATAACTTGCACCCCGAACTCCTAAAACCGGATAAGTCTTGTCCCTGATCTCGATTTTGACCGGTTTTGGTGATGACTCACCCCGGTTTTGACCGCTCCATACGGACGTGGCAAAAAAGACCCCCAAATTGACCTGACCCGATTCCTGTCTCTCTCGTACTCCCCCCTCTCTCACGCTGCGTCTGCGGGCAGGGAGCACAGGGAGGAGCAAGCTAGCGGTGGTGGGGATCTCAACAGTGTGAGCGTGGCGCCAGGAGATGGGAGATCACCGCTTCTCGACCTGCTCATCGTCGGGATGGATCACGTCGCCTTTGTGACCAAGCTGGGGCACCTCGCGGCATGAATGGTCTGGTGGCAGTGTGCGAGATGCCGCGAGACCACGGCAACGTTGACGTGGTAGACTCAGGCGCTGCGGCGTTCAGGGGAGCAGCCAACGGCATGGTGGCCAGCAGGACAACAGATGGCGGTTGTGTGCAGATCGGCCATGGCGGGGCGCAGCTCGCGCAATGGCGCGAAGCATGGAGGCTACAGAAGCGTGCGAAGTACGGTGAGCATGGCGTGAGCGAGCATGGCACGGTCATCGATGATGCACGCTGGTGCTGGTGCTCACCGACCAGACCCGATCGCACGTTGCTCTGGATGATTGCTCACTAGCTAGCTGATTTATTCTCCCACCCGCCATAGAAAAAAAATATTTGCATGCGTGTCGGCACACTGTACGTAATCAAACATATAGAAAAAAAATTGCATACCTTTTGTTCATACTGTCGTCTTTTGTTACAAAAAGTAGTAATAGCAGTACTCTAGTGTTGCCATCGCATCTCTTCTGTAAGAGAGCGCCTTCGGCTGGATGGCATGGAGGCTTGAACATGATACATAAACACAACAACGAAGAAAAGGTAAGGAACGGGATAATGTGAGCTAGAAGATGTCAGTTTGAATGGTGTCTTGCCCGTGAACAAGAAATGTAATGGTGGGCTTGCAATCTTGCTCGCCTCGTGCTAACCCTGGGTGTGCCGCCAAGACTGACAATCTTGAAGGGCATGGTTTCCAGCTCAGTCTTGAGGATATGATCACCGCTCGGCTCACGTACGGGCCGtgcagcggcgatgcaggtgggAGGGCGGCGTGCCGAGCGTGCCGAAGGATAGGCGTGCGGCAAGGTTGCAGCCCATCTCTGGGACACCTCGCGACTGCACCCGTGACGTCCGTGATGCCCGAAAGTTCCACGCGGAGATCGGGATCGTGCTTGCGCACGcctaaggggggcggcggccacagcaGCCATGAGGCGCTCGGCGTTGGCGACCAGTAGGGCTTGGAGTGCGTTCAGGCTCTCATGGACGCCATGTCCCTGCACGACCGGTGCCACGCGGTGCTATCGTGCTTGCGCACGCCCTAGGGCGCGGCGGCCACGAATTGCTCGACGTTGGTGATCTGCATGGCTTGGAGCGTGTTGAAGCGCTCGTGTACGCCTATGGTGCCGTGTCCCGGCGTGCTCTTGAGAAGGTCGGGTTCCGCCGCCGCCCTGTACCTACTCTTCCTCCCCTTTCTCAACTATCTCCTCCGGACTCGCCATGGGTGGGGGTGGGAGAGCAACCAGATGAGGTCCCAGATAAGATGTGTTAGGGCGCGAGGAAGGGGGTCACGCAGACCGGATGGTTTGTTGGCAGGGGATCGTGGGAACCTTGATCGGATCGTGCGTGCGTGGGTTCGTTTCAATGAGTATTTTTATCGCTGGCTCGTCGTGGTCGTGGCGGCTATTttagcgccgtttttattttatttttttgcgtgAAGGGTGACAGGAGcgggggaggaggacggcagattgCCCTTTAATAATAGAGATTATATAAGCCAACAGCTAAATAGCTGGCTTCGCCACTGCCGGAAAGTACGCTTATGTATTTGAATACCGTGCGCCGGACGGCCACGTACACATACATCTATGCATATCTAAATACGTGTGTGTACCCAGCTAAAGTAGAGGAGCTTAGAAAGATAATGGGCGCGCGTCATGTAATAAGATACTCCCatccgttttaaaatagatgactcaactttgtttTTTTTAAGAAAGACAGTACTTCATAGATTAAGGAACATCAGAATACAATTCGTCCCGGATGCAATCCGGAGCCACACCACGGTAAAAGTAGTTTACAGCTAGCTCACAGCTCCGTGCTAGTTTATGTGCCGCTACATTCAGTCCACGCTTGACATGTGAGAAAGTAGGGTAAAACTAACAGCCAGAGACTTGATGTCGGAGACAACGGCGCCCACACTCGAACGATCTTGGACAGGAGACCTGATCTTGTTCACCATAGAGAGGCAATCTGACACTAGACTGATATGCATGAAGCCTTCAGCTTGGCAGATGTTCAAAGCGTGCCGAATGGCAAGAGCCTCAGCAAGCTCTGGTTCAGTAATACCAGGAAACACTTCGTTGCAAGCAACAAGACAGTCCCCACTGTGATTTCGAACGACGACACCAATACCCATCCGTCGAGTCGAGGGGAACAAGGCGGCATCAACATTGACAGCAACCGTGCCCGCAAGTGGCGGAGTCCACCGGAGAGTTGAAGAAGAGGACTCACGCCTAGCAACAGGCCCGGGTTTTATGCAGTGTTGTCTCACCATTTCCACATAAGCTCGAATTTTAGCAGCAACTCTCCTAGGCTGCAAAAAAATAACATTGTTACGAGCGTCATTCGTCGCTTCCCAGATGTGCCAAAGGGTAATAGCCATAACTGTAGCATGAAGCTGGGATTCACGGGTGAGGAAATCAAACAGCCATTGACGGGCATTCCGAAGGTCTTTTCTACACAGCCGGAGTCCAAAGCTTTCTTTAACACAGCTCCAGATTGAACAAGCAAAAGGGCACATCAGAAAGAGGTGCTCCACACGCTCAGTTCGGTTGCAGAAAATACAACCGTCATCGGCTGGGATGTGGCGATGCACTAGCTGGTGCCCAGTAGGTAGACAATCATGCGCGACGCGCCACAGAACAATCTTCATTTTGTTTGGGCAAATGACAGCCCAAAGGGCCTTCCAGTTTTTCTCTTGCAACTGTAGGTTGGAAGCCAGCCCCTGCTCCTTTCCACTTTTAGAGGAGAAGAAAATCTCACTTCGAGCC
Above is a window of Triticum aestivum cultivar Chinese Spring chromosome 6B, IWGSC CS RefSeq v2.1, whole genome shotgun sequence DNA encoding:
- the LOC123139708 gene encoding alcohol dehydrogenase class-3: MASSTQGQVITCKAAVAYEANKPLVVEDVQVAPPQAGEVRIKILSTALCHTDYYTWSGKDPEGLFPCILGHEAAGIVESVGEGVTDVQPGDHVIPCYQAECRDCKMCNSGKTNLCGKVRGATGVGVMMSDRKSRFSVNGKPIYHFMGTSTFSQYTVVHDVSVAKINPQAPLDKVCLLGCGVSTGLGAVWNTAKVEAGSIVAVFGLGTVGLAVAEGAKSAGASRIIGIDIDTKKFDVAKNFGVTEFVNPKDHDKPIQQVLVDLTDGGVDYSFECIGNVSIMRSALECCHKGWGTSVVVGVAASGQEIATRPFQLVTGRVWKGTAFGGFKSRSQVPWLVEKYMNKEIKVDEYITHNMNLTDINKAFDLLHEGGCLRCVLAMEH
- the LOC123139707 gene encoding 2-(3-amino-3-carboxypropyl)histidine synthase subunit 1 — translated: MDAGDPSTSLAVTAADAPQSSAKKKPAPKRFIHTPIPASILNDPTLAAAATSLLPAAYNFELHKTAHRIRSSGARRAALQLPEGLLLFSLPLSHLLGPFLAEDPSNDVLILADPTYGACCLGDRPAKALAADLLVHYGHSCLVPVTSSLLPVLYVFVEIRVDALRLAVAVRGAFPDPDAAPRLALAGTVQFIAAVHAAREMLTRDGYRDIVVPQAKPLSAGEILGCTAPTLKKAEGVGVVVFVADGRFHLEAFMIANPAVKAYRFDPFLGVLVLEEYDHVGMKQARKEAVLAARKAKSWGVVLGTLGRQGSLKVLDRVVEHLEEKGLDHTVVLMSELSPTRMELFGDSVDAWVQIACPRLSIDWGEGFKRPVLTTFEFDVALGYVPGWWEKGSRQNGGGGGGSGCCSGSGTCGNGDCSNGDCGGDDFGGEYPMDYYSQDGGDWNGCYMKKKPSTGERKPRVRIGSSVQVEDKQAMK